A genomic window from Streptomyces mirabilis includes:
- a CDS encoding HAD family hydrolase, with amino-acid sequence MKIHADALLFDNDGTLVSSLESVNRCWTRWAREYGITAEDFARIELHGRPAAEIAADLLPADLVPEALARIELLEVEDVPGGVVLLPGTAAFLDSLPADRWAVVTSATRRLAEARLAEVGVRPKTLISADDITRGKPDPEPYLLAARELGVDPARCVVFEDAPAGLQAGRAAGMTTVALATTHEASELEADLVVQDLSALSVRVTDGGVEISTRG; translated from the coding sequence ATGAAGATCCACGCTGATGCCCTGCTGTTCGACAACGACGGGACGCTCGTCTCGTCTCTCGAGTCGGTGAACCGGTGCTGGACACGATGGGCGCGCGAGTACGGGATCACCGCGGAGGACTTCGCCCGGATCGAACTGCACGGCCGCCCCGCCGCCGAGATAGCCGCCGACCTGCTGCCCGCCGACCTCGTCCCCGAGGCGCTCGCGCGCATCGAACTGCTGGAGGTCGAGGACGTCCCCGGCGGCGTCGTCCTGCTCCCCGGCACCGCGGCGTTCCTCGACTCGCTGCCGGCCGACCGCTGGGCCGTCGTCACCTCCGCCACCCGGCGACTGGCCGAGGCCCGGCTCGCCGAGGTCGGTGTCCGGCCCAAGACGCTGATCTCCGCCGACGACATCACCCGTGGCAAGCCCGACCCCGAGCCCTACCTCCTCGCCGCCCGTGAACTGGGCGTCGACCCGGCCCGCTGCGTCGTCTTCGAGGACGCCCCGGCGGGCCTGCAGGCAGGCCGCGCCGCCGGGATGACCACCGTGGCGTTGGCCACAACCCACGAGGCGTCCGAGCTGGAGGCGGACCTCGTGGTGCAGGACCTCTCGGCCCTGTCCGTACGGGTCACCGACGGGGGAGTGGAGATCTCCACCCGCGGCTGA
- a CDS encoding GNAT family N-acetyltransferase, with protein sequence MGMSVTISAATEQDAEQILKLQYLCYQSEAELYGDYGIEPLTQPLDSLRAELTDGTVLVARLGEEVVASVRGAVDPDGTARINKLIVHPRMQRHGLGGRLLAAIEAKLATDGAAKSFQLFTGHRSDRNLRMYRKHGYAQVSTERVDERLTLVTLQKGAHTGAFVTSA encoded by the coding sequence ATGGGCATGAGCGTGACCATCTCGGCGGCGACCGAGCAGGACGCAGAGCAGATCCTCAAGCTGCAGTACCTCTGCTACCAGAGCGAGGCCGAGCTGTACGGGGACTACGGCATCGAGCCGCTCACGCAGCCGCTCGACTCCCTCAGGGCGGAGTTGACGGACGGTACGGTCCTGGTGGCCAGACTGGGCGAAGAAGTGGTGGCCTCGGTCCGCGGAGCCGTGGACCCGGACGGCACGGCGCGCATCAACAAGCTCATCGTCCATCCGCGTATGCAGCGCCACGGCCTGGGCGGGCGGCTGCTCGCCGCGATCGAGGCCAAGCTCGCGACGGACGGCGCGGCCAAGTCCTTCCAGCTCTTCACCGGCCACCGCAGCGACCGCAATCTGCGGATGTACCGCAAGCACGGCTACGCGCAGGTCTCCACGGAGCGCGTCGACGAGCGGCTCACCCTGGTGACCCTGCAGAAGGGCGCCCACACGGGCGCGTTCGTGACCAGCGCCTGA
- a CDS encoding sigma-70 family RNA polymerase sigma factor: MTHEMVSTLRPLLAAEASAEGFASGTEPSDLEQAVWLRLLERLDSDGPPVDPQGWLRRAVRSEVRRTRRTARYERPYVREPADESGPDPEQQVMTADSRRALHDAVRRLPGRCPGLMAALLSPKDLTYREIAGELGISQGSLGPERSRCLGCLRRLLSPVVAAHAPRG, translated from the coding sequence ATGACCCACGAGATGGTTTCCACCCTGCGTCCGCTGCTCGCCGCCGAGGCCTCGGCGGAAGGCTTTGCGTCCGGGACCGAACCGAGCGACCTCGAACAGGCCGTCTGGCTGCGCCTGCTGGAGCGCCTCGACTCGGACGGGCCGCCCGTCGACCCGCAGGGCTGGTTGCGCCGCGCCGTGCGCTCCGAGGTCCGCCGCACCCGCCGTACGGCCCGGTACGAACGGCCGTACGTCCGCGAACCCGCCGACGAGAGCGGGCCGGACCCCGAACAGCAGGTGATGACCGCAGACAGCCGGCGCGCCCTGCACGACGCGGTCCGGCGGCTGCCGGGCCGCTGCCCCGGTCTGATGGCGGCACTGCTCTCCCCGAAGGACCTCACCTATCGGGAGATCGCAGGCGAGTTGGGTATCTCACAGGGCAGTCTGGGTCCGGAACGTTCCAGATGCCTGGGATGTCTGCGTCGATTGCTCTCTCCGGTGGTTGCGGCCCACGCACCACGGGGATAG
- a CDS encoding glycerophosphodiester phosphodiesterase, which translates to METQGTQGTSESREPNGQDRGTARRALLGAAVLGAGGAVLGLPGAARADERHGSGGHGGYKSLPKPTVIGHRGASGYRPEHTFGSYQLALDLGADVVEAGDLVPTKDGHLVCRHEPEIGGTTDVSAHPEFADRKTTKTLDGIPTTGWFTEDFTLAELKTLRAVERIPANRPHNTLYNGRWEIPTFEEVLHWQDEQTRKRGKQVWIYPETKHPTYFRALGLGLEERLATVLRKHGKDKKNSPVIIQSFEPTSIQRLDKLVDNPLVVLLSAANTRPWDFVTTGDPRTVADLVKPEGLKWIASYARGIGPTLDLVIPKDANGALTTPTTLVADAHRAGLILHPYTMRNENTFLPANFRQGTDPNAYGDAFGAFRTYFATGIDGVFSDNADTALLAREDFVNG; encoded by the coding sequence ATGGAGACGCAGGGGACGCAGGGGACATCGGAGTCGCGGGAGCCGAACGGGCAGGACCGGGGCACGGCGCGCCGCGCGCTGCTCGGGGCCGCGGTGCTCGGCGCGGGCGGAGCGGTCCTCGGCCTGCCGGGCGCGGCGAGAGCCGACGAGCGGCACGGGAGCGGCGGCCACGGCGGCTACAAGAGCCTGCCCAAGCCGACCGTCATCGGGCACCGGGGCGCCAGCGGCTATCGGCCCGAGCACACCTTCGGCTCGTACCAGCTGGCCCTCGACCTGGGAGCCGACGTCGTCGAGGCCGGTGACCTGGTGCCCACCAAGGACGGCCACCTCGTCTGCCGGCACGAGCCGGAGATCGGCGGCACCACCGACGTGTCGGCGCACCCCGAGTTCGCCGACCGCAAGACCACCAAGACCCTCGACGGCATCCCCACCACGGGCTGGTTCACCGAGGACTTCACCCTCGCCGAGCTGAAGACCCTGCGGGCCGTCGAGCGCATCCCCGCCAACCGCCCGCACAACACGCTCTACAACGGCCGCTGGGAGATCCCCACCTTCGAAGAGGTGCTCCACTGGCAGGACGAGCAGACCCGCAAGCGCGGCAAGCAGGTCTGGATCTACCCCGAGACCAAGCACCCCACCTACTTCCGCGCGCTGGGCCTCGGCCTGGAGGAGCGCCTCGCCACGGTGCTCCGCAAACACGGCAAGGACAAGAAGAACTCGCCGGTCATCATCCAGTCCTTCGAGCCGACCAGCATCCAGCGCCTCGACAAGCTGGTCGACAACCCGCTCGTCGTGCTGCTCTCCGCCGCGAACACCCGCCCCTGGGACTTCGTCACGACGGGCGACCCGCGCACCGTCGCCGACCTCGTCAAGCCCGAGGGCCTGAAGTGGATCGCCTCGTACGCCCGGGGCATCGGACCCACGCTCGACCTGGTCATCCCCAAGGACGCGAACGGCGCCCTCACCACGCCGACCACGCTGGTCGCCGACGCGCACCGCGCGGGCCTGATCCTGCACCCGTACACCATGCGCAACGAGAACACCTTCCTGCCCGCGAACTTCCGTCAGGGCACCGACCCGAACGCCTACGGCGACGCCTTCGGCGCCTTCAGGACCTATTTCGCCACCGGCATCGACGGCGTCTTCTCGGACAACGCGGACACCGCGCTGCTCGCCCGCGAGGACTTCGTCAACGGATGA
- a CDS encoding lysophospholipid acyltransferase family protein, which yields MSRFALIKAVLGPIMRLMFRPRVEGVEHIPGDGPVILAGNHLTFIDSMILPLVCDRQVLFIGKDEYVTGKGFKGRLMAWFFTGVGMIPVDRDGANGGVAALMTGRRILEEGKVFGIYPEGTRSPDGRLYRGRTGIARLTLMTGAPVVPFAMIGTDKLQPGGAGMPRPGRVTVRFGEAMEFSRYEGMDRDRYVLRAVTDSVMTEVMRLSGQEYVDMYATKAKAA from the coding sequence TTGTCCCGCTTCGCGCTCATCAAGGCAGTGCTCGGACCGATCATGCGCCTGATGTTCCGCCCACGGGTGGAAGGCGTGGAGCACATCCCGGGCGACGGCCCCGTCATCCTGGCCGGCAACCACCTCACGTTCATCGACTCGATGATCCTGCCCCTGGTCTGCGACCGGCAGGTGCTCTTCATCGGCAAGGACGAGTACGTCACCGGCAAGGGGTTCAAGGGCCGCCTCATGGCCTGGTTCTTCACCGGTGTCGGCATGATCCCGGTGGACCGGGACGGCGCCAACGGTGGTGTCGCGGCGCTGATGACCGGCCGTCGCATTCTGGAGGAGGGCAAGGTCTTCGGCATCTACCCGGAAGGCACCCGCTCCCCCGACGGCCGGCTCTACCGCGGCCGCACCGGTATCGCCCGCCTCACCCTGATGACCGGCGCCCCGGTCGTCCCGTTCGCGATGATCGGCACGGACAAGCTGCAGCCCGGCGGTGCGGGGATGCCGCGGCCGGGCCGCGTCACGGTCCGCTTCGGTGAGGCGATGGAGTTCTCGCGGTACGAAGGCATGGACCGTGACCGGTATGTGCTGCGGGCCGTGACCGACTCCGTGATGACGGAGGTCATGCGGTTGTCGGGGCAGGAGTACGTGGACATGTACGCCACGAAGGCCAAGGCTGCGTAG
- a CDS encoding MFS transporter, with protein sequence MTSTLQPALTAEVEKRPGRWLALCVLVLAVLLVAVDATVLGLATPYISEDLKPSGTQLLWIGDVYSFVIAGLLVSMGSLGDRIGRKKLLLMGATAFGAISVLNAYATTPEMMILARALLGVAGATLMPATLALIRNLFHDPRERSLAIGIWGATASAGTAVGPVVGGFLLEHFWWGSVFLINVPVMLILVPVGIKLLPESRNPNPGPWDLASVVLSLVGMIGIVYAVKEAATHGFTWEPMVVGVLGAGALHGFVRRQLAMPVPLLDMRLFRNRGFSAAVLADLLTVFGLSGLVFFLSQYLQLVQGRPPFQAGLAELPAAIGAVGAGLIAGSAARRYSVRAVVSGGLAAVGLALGVLTLLNQSTGYTVLGSALLVVGVGAGFSFTVTADVILSSVPREQAGAASAVSETAYELGAALGIALLGSIVTGVYAGFTGPAGTPAGAHDSLGGAVEAAATLPTHTAEALLTAARTSFVDGLALASGIGAAVLLATAAAAWFLLKGQNLETGV encoded by the coding sequence ATGACCAGCACCCTGCAGCCGGCGTTGACGGCGGAGGTGGAGAAGCGTCCGGGCCGTTGGCTCGCGCTCTGCGTCCTCGTCCTCGCCGTGCTGTTGGTGGCCGTCGACGCGACCGTGCTCGGTCTCGCGACCCCTTACATCAGCGAGGACCTGAAGCCCTCCGGCACCCAGCTCCTGTGGATCGGTGACGTCTACTCGTTCGTCATCGCCGGTCTGCTCGTCTCCATGGGCAGCCTCGGTGACCGCATCGGCCGCAAGAAGCTGCTGCTGATGGGCGCCACGGCGTTCGGCGCGATATCGGTGCTCAACGCGTACGCGACGACCCCGGAGATGATGATCCTGGCGCGGGCGCTGCTCGGAGTCGCGGGCGCGACCCTGATGCCCGCCACGCTCGCCCTCATCCGCAACCTCTTCCACGACCCGCGCGAGCGCAGCCTCGCCATCGGCATCTGGGGCGCCACGGCCTCCGCCGGTACGGCGGTCGGGCCCGTCGTCGGTGGCTTCCTGCTCGAACACTTCTGGTGGGGTTCGGTCTTCCTCATCAACGTGCCCGTGATGCTGATCCTCGTCCCCGTCGGCATCAAGCTCCTGCCCGAGTCCCGCAACCCGAACCCCGGCCCCTGGGACCTGGCCAGCGTCGTGCTCTCCCTCGTCGGCATGATCGGCATCGTGTACGCGGTGAAGGAGGCCGCCACGCACGGGTTCACCTGGGAGCCGATGGTCGTAGGCGTGCTCGGCGCCGGAGCCCTCCACGGCTTCGTACGCCGTCAACTCGCGATGCCCGTACCGCTGCTGGACATGCGACTGTTCCGCAACCGGGGCTTCTCGGCGGCGGTGCTCGCCGATCTGCTGACCGTCTTCGGCCTGTCCGGACTGGTCTTCTTCCTGTCCCAGTACCTGCAACTCGTCCAGGGCAGGCCGCCGTTCCAGGCGGGGCTCGCCGAACTGCCCGCCGCCATCGGCGCGGTGGGAGCGGGTCTGATCGCGGGCTCGGCCGCGCGTCGCTACTCGGTCCGTGCCGTGGTCTCCGGTGGTCTCGCCGCCGTGGGCCTCGCGCTCGGCGTGCTCACCCTGTTGAACCAGTCCACCGGGTACACGGTGCTCGGCTCGGCGCTTCTGGTCGTGGGCGTCGGCGCGGGCTTCTCGTTCACCGTCACCGCCGACGTGATCCTCTCCAGCGTGCCCAGGGAGCAGGCCGGCGCCGCGTCCGCGGTCTCCGAGACGGCGTACGAGCTCGGCGCCGCCCTCGGCATCGCCCTGCTCGGCTCCATCGTGACCGGCGTCTACGCGGGCTTCACCGGCCCCGCGGGTACCCCGGCAGGGGCCCATGACTCCCTGGGCGGCGCGGTGGAGGCGGCGGCAACCCTGCCCACCCACACCGCGGAGGCCCTGCTGACCGCGGCTCGCACATCCTTCGTGGACGGCCTGGCACTGGCGTCCGGCATCGGAGCGGCGGTACTGCTGGCCACAGCGGCAGCGGCATGGTTCCTGCTGAAGGGCCAGAACTTGGAAACCGGGGTCTGA